From Bicyclus anynana chromosome 7, ilBicAnyn1.1, whole genome shotgun sequence, the proteins below share one genomic window:
- the LOC112049454 gene encoding uncharacterized protein LOC112049454, which yields MIKAVLLVSAVFLIDFCTSNSLELGTTVNGQLAYVDSVKLSSIPLKVRTKNVFYSGNNTIKGIKVLDMAKSKAKVSVTSGGVGFTFTNIKLKSERGGEINYQVQIFV from the exons ATGATAAAAGCAGTACTTTTAGTGTCCGCGGTCTTCTTAATAGATTTTTGTACATCTAATAGTTTAGAACTTGGCACGACTGTCAACGGTCAGCTAGCTTACGTCGATAGTGTCAAGTTATCTTCAATACCCTTAAAAGTCAGGACGAAGAATGTATTCTACAGTGGCAATAACACTATCaag gGCATTAAGGTGCTCGACATGGCCAAGTCAAAAGCTAAAGTAAGCGTGACGTCAGGAGGCGTTGGCTTCACCTTCACCAACATTAAGCTGAAGAGTGAGAGAGGGGGAGAAATCAACTACCAAGTTCAAATTTTCGTGTAA